Proteins from one Deinococcus sp. AB2017081 genomic window:
- a CDS encoding acyltransferase family protein, with the protein MIRPSAASMMSPPHPSRRRQRVSRTPALLLAPFFVVLLAFGLFPLLFSFAISFFDWNPLATVSRARFDGLWTYQNIFTDPAYWPALMRTLGTALKSALMQHAAALPLAFALHLTFRRLQGVLGTVLFLPYVTSPLATGPVLALLFTILWRPLGDLYSALYSGIQAVPALGALASALPYSLDAAGAERAFNLAWNGVGWNILLYLMALNAIPRQLYEAAQVDGAGLFRQFRRITLPLIRPMMFVAFTLSFLAATQASTWNPSAPISYATMTIPEYVIRTSFWDFDGGLAAGQTWVYFAGIAVVVGILYALIGRHFTELDTAGDASGTESATHIAPAPAAALKLLIGLALLSAVLPAAGLLLNATHPYPEFLLNIGDGLKDNYAALLAELPSFWRNVWNSVYVSTLAATGAVLTSLLAGYAFAHLDFPHKRTLYAVVLGVMLFPALANLIPTVLTMGLLGWVEQPRALWVPALASAIGIFLTRQYLQAAVPRSVLEAARIDGARTPAILTRIVVPVAWPVMVTVFLLTFITQWQTSLNALAILHDPDHRLVSQALSLVTGGALSLGAAIATLPTLLLFALAATQLARGLNITTGGGPAAAPVDTVPAGGTLAGADAVRAAACLMVIFHHLSQRLNGNDQSGVIREIQSFVMSGAVGVSAFFVLSGLLLSLPFWRRYLAGRNRPSLPEYARRRFLRIAPGFWASLGVSLLLTVALVPDAVSPYLRALSAATFTSSLHWLTLFPADLNGPLWSIGFEVVCYALLPIGMIGLFAIRRRHPALAFAWWLGIFAVTLLVHQWILTHLVPDAEGRGWQYGVTGGSKYWVPNYNPVGLYGHYLLGVLAAGVIAWRTRSGRVTARWNDALAVLLIAGIAGLLYATRHAPEFSFSVGRQPYFFPTFPLLVAALLATLPFTRFLGEWLDRPLRTTARLSFGLYIWHYLILELIRVLHNPRFAYFGIDDLGTWALTSAAALALAYWAASLSYRHIEEPFLRGMHRKQEVRTVSARPEAAD; encoded by the coding sequence ATGATCCGCCCGTCCGCCGCGTCCATGATGTCCCCACCCCATCCGTCCCGGCGGCGTCAGCGCGTGAGCCGCACGCCGGCGCTGCTGCTCGCGCCCTTCTTCGTCGTCCTGCTGGCCTTCGGGCTGTTTCCGCTGCTGTTCTCCTTCGCGATCTCGTTCTTCGACTGGAACCCGCTGGCGACCGTCAGCCGGGCGCGGTTCGACGGGCTGTGGACGTACCAGAACATCTTCACCGATCCCGCGTACTGGCCCGCGCTGATGCGCACGCTGGGCACTGCCCTGAAGAGCGCGCTCATGCAGCACGCGGCGGCCCTGCCGCTGGCCTTCGCTCTGCATCTGACCTTCCGCCGCCTGCAGGGCGTGCTGGGCACAGTGCTGTTCCTGCCGTACGTCACCTCGCCGCTGGCCACCGGGCCGGTGCTGGCCCTGCTGTTCACGATCCTGTGGCGGCCCCTGGGCGACCTGTATTCCGCGCTGTATTCGGGCATCCAGGCCGTGCCGGCGCTGGGTGCCCTGGCCAGCGCCCTGCCCTACTCGCTGGACGCCGCCGGCGCCGAACGGGCCTTCAACCTCGCGTGGAACGGGGTCGGCTGGAACATCCTGCTGTACCTGATGGCCCTGAACGCCATTCCCAGACAGCTGTACGAGGCCGCGCAGGTGGACGGTGCGGGGCTGTTCCGGCAGTTCCGCCGGATCACGCTGCCGCTGATCCGCCCGATGATGTTCGTGGCCTTCACCCTGAGCTTCCTGGCGGCCACGCAGGCGAGCACGTGGAACCCCAGCGCGCCCATCAGCTACGCCACCATGACCATCCCCGAGTACGTGATCCGCACCAGCTTCTGGGACTTCGACGGCGGGCTGGCCGCTGGGCAGACCTGGGTGTACTTCGCGGGGATCGCGGTGGTCGTGGGCATCCTGTACGCCCTGATCGGGCGGCACTTCACGGAACTGGACACGGCGGGGGACGCCAGCGGCACCGAGTCGGCCACCCACATCGCCCCCGCACCGGCCGCCGCGCTGAAACTGCTGATCGGGCTGGCGCTGCTGTCGGCGGTGCTGCCGGCCGCCGGCCTGCTGCTGAACGCCACGCACCCGTACCCGGAGTTCCTGCTGAACATCGGTGACGGCCTGAAGGACAACTACGCCGCCCTGCTGGCGGAGCTGCCCTCGTTCTGGCGCAACGTCTGGAACTCGGTGTACGTGTCCACGCTGGCCGCGACTGGGGCGGTGCTGACCTCGCTGCTGGCGGGCTACGCCTTCGCCCACCTGGACTTTCCGCACAAGCGCACGCTGTATGCCGTCGTGCTGGGCGTCATGCTCTTCCCGGCACTGGCGAACCTGATCCCCACCGTGCTCACCATGGGCCTGCTGGGCTGGGTTGAGCAGCCCCGTGCGCTATGGGTGCCGGCACTGGCGAGCGCCATCGGCATCTTCCTGACAAGACAGTACCTCCAGGCCGCCGTGCCGCGCAGCGTGCTGGAGGCCGCCCGCATCGACGGTGCGCGCACCCCGGCCATCCTGACGCGGATCGTCGTGCCGGTCGCGTGGCCGGTCATGGTCACGGTGTTCCTGCTGACCTTCATCACGCAGTGGCAGACCAGCCTGAACGCGCTGGCGATCCTGCACGATCCCGACCACCGGCTGGTGTCGCAGGCACTGAGCCTCGTGACCGGAGGAGCGCTGTCGCTGGGCGCGGCGATCGCCACACTGCCCACGCTGCTGCTGTTCGCGCTGGCGGCCACGCAGCTCGCACGGGGCCTGAACATCACCACGGGGGGCGGCCCGGCCGCCGCACCCGTGGACACCGTTCCCGCCGGGGGCACCCTGGCCGGAGCCGACGCCGTCCGGGCCGCCGCGTGCCTGATGGTCATCTTCCACCACCTGTCGCAGCGCCTGAACGGCAACGACCAGAGCGGGGTCATCCGGGAGATCCAGTCCTTCGTGATGTCCGGCGCGGTCGGCGTGAGCGCGTTCTTCGTGCTGTCGGGGCTGCTGCTGTCGCTGCCGTTCTGGCGGCGGTATCTGGCCGGACGGAACCGCCCCTCGCTGCCCGAATACGCCCGCCGCCGCTTCCTGCGCATCGCCCCCGGCTTCTGGGCCAGCCTGGGGGTCAGCCTGCTGCTGACCGTCGCCCTGGTGCCGGACGCCGTGAGCCCCTACCTGCGGGCGCTGAGCGCCGCCACCTTCACGTCGTCGCTGCACTGGCTGACCCTGTTTCCCGCCGACCTGAACGGCCCGCTGTGGAGCATCGGCTTCGAGGTCGTGTGCTATGCCCTGCTGCCCATCGGGATGATCGGCCTGTTCGCCATCCGGCGGCGGCACCCGGCGCTGGCCTTCGCGTGGTGGCTGGGCATCTTCGCCGTGACCCTGCTGGTCCACCAGTGGATCCTGACCCATCTGGTGCCCGACGCCGAGGGGCGCGGGTGGCAGTACGGCGTCACCGGCGGCAGCAAGTACTGGGTGCCGAACTACAACCCCGTCGGGCTGTACGGACACTACCTGCTGGGCGTGCTCGCCGCCGGCGTGATCGCGTGGCGCACGCGCAGCGGGCGGGTCACGGCCCGCTGGAACGACGCGCTGGCCGTGCTCCTGATCGCGGGCATCGCGGGACTGCTGTACGCCACGCGCCACGCCCCGGAATTCAGCTTCAGCGTGGGCCGCCAGCCGTACTTCTTCCCCACCTTCCCCCTGCTCGTCGCCGCGCTGCTCGCCACGCTGCCGTTCACGCGCTTCCTGGGCGAATGGCTCGACCGGCCCCTGCGCACCACCGCCCGCCTGAGCTTCGGGCTGTACATCTGGCACTACCTGATCCTCGAACTGATCCGGGTGCTGCACAACCCCCGGTTCGCCTACTTCGGCATCGATGACCTGGGCACGTGGGCACTGACCAGCGCGGCGGCCCTGGCTCTGGCGTACTGGGCGGCGAGCCTGTCCTATCGCCACATCGAGGAGCCGTTCCTGCGCGGGATGCACCGGAAACAGGAGGTCAGGACGGTCAGCGCACGGCCAGAGGCCGCGGACTGA
- the rplM gene encoding 50S ribosomal protein L13, producing the protein MKTYIPNNDEQNWVVVDAKDVPLGRLATLIASRIRGKHRPDFTPNIIQGDFVVVVNAQQVALTGNKLDGKVYTRYTGYQGGLKTETARQALAKHPERVIEHAVFGMLPKGRQGRAMHSRLKVYPGAQHPHTAQKPQTLEVK; encoded by the coding sequence GTGAAAACCTACATCCCCAACAATGACGAGCAGAACTGGGTCGTGGTGGACGCGAAAGACGTGCCCCTGGGCCGCCTGGCCACCCTGATCGCGAGCCGGATCCGTGGCAAGCACCGCCCCGACTTCACCCCGAACATCATCCAGGGTGACTTCGTGGTGGTCGTGAATGCCCAGCAGGTTGCGCTGACCGGCAACAAGCTGGACGGCAAGGTCTACACCCGCTACACCGGCTACCAGGGTGGTCTGAAGACCGAAACCGCCCGCCAGGCGCTGGCCAAGCATCCCGAGCGTGTGATCGAGCATGCCGTGTTCGGCATGCTGCCCAAGGGCCGCCAGGGCCGTGCGATGCACAGCCGCCTGAAGGTCTACCCCGGTGCACAGCACCCGCACACCGCCCAGAAGCCCCAGACGCTCGAGGTCAAATAA